One window from the genome of Haloprofundus halobius encodes:
- the hisS gene encoding histidine--tRNA ligase — protein MYDRLKGFRDFYPDEMAPRREVIDTMEDAAERYGFREVGTPALERTQMYVDKSGEEIVDELYAFTDKGGRDVALTPELTPTVARMVVAKQQELSKPIKWFSTRPFWRYEQVQQGRFREFYQTNVDIFGSSEPEADAEILAFAADALTDLGLTGDDFEFRVSHRDILGGLLRAFRSDVDTRAAVRAVDKRAKVDETEYLGLLTDAGLPWDEAEQFDRLVAGGDLDEIAEFGGDDVEAAVENLREVLAATEDFGARDYCTLSLTTARGLDYYTGVVFECFDSTGEVGRSVFGGGRYDDLIESFGGQPTPAVGVAPGHAPLNLLLQRADVWPEGAASTDYYVLSVGDTRSVASRVARDLRAAGNTVETDVSGRSFGAQMGYADSIGAETVVIVGEQDLENDEVTVKDMESGEQTTAPVDDFPGDRDAPRYDDYA, from the coding sequence ATGTACGACCGACTCAAGGGGTTTCGTGACTTCTACCCCGACGAGATGGCCCCGCGGCGGGAGGTCATCGACACGATGGAAGACGCCGCCGAGCGGTACGGGTTCCGCGAGGTCGGTACGCCCGCGCTCGAACGGACGCAGATGTACGTCGACAAATCCGGCGAGGAGATCGTCGACGAACTGTACGCGTTCACCGACAAGGGCGGCCGCGACGTCGCGCTGACGCCGGAACTGACGCCGACGGTCGCGCGGATGGTCGTCGCCAAACAGCAGGAGCTCTCGAAACCCATCAAGTGGTTCTCGACGCGGCCGTTCTGGCGGTACGAACAGGTACAGCAGGGTCGCTTTCGGGAGTTTTACCAGACGAACGTCGATATCTTCGGCTCGTCGGAACCCGAGGCCGACGCCGAGATTCTGGCGTTCGCCGCCGACGCGCTGACCGACCTCGGCCTCACCGGCGACGACTTCGAGTTCCGCGTCTCACACCGCGACATCCTCGGCGGTCTCCTGCGAGCGTTCCGCTCCGACGTCGACACCCGCGCTGCCGTTCGCGCCGTCGACAAACGCGCGAAAGTCGACGAAACCGAGTATCTCGGGCTTCTCACCGACGCGGGTCTCCCGTGGGACGAGGCCGAACAGTTCGACAGACTCGTCGCGGGCGGCGACCTCGACGAGATAGCCGAGTTCGGTGGCGACGACGTGGAAGCCGCCGTCGAGAACCTCCGCGAGGTGCTGGCGGCGACGGAGGACTTCGGCGCACGCGACTACTGCACCCTCTCGCTGACGACCGCTCGCGGACTGGACTACTACACCGGCGTCGTCTTCGAGTGCTTCGACTCGACGGGCGAAGTCGGGCGCTCGGTGTTCGGCGGCGGTCGGTACGACGACCTCATCGAGAGCTTCGGCGGCCAGCCGACGCCCGCCGTCGGCGTCGCGCCCGGTCACGCGCCGTTGAACCTTCTGTTGCAGCGCGCGGACGTCTGGCCCGAGGGCGCGGCCTCGACGGACTACTACGTACTCTCGGTCGGCGACACGCGGTCGGTCGCATCCCGCGTCGCCCGCGACCTCCGCGCGGCCGGGAACACCGTCGAAACGGATGTCTCGGGGCGGAGTTTCGGCGCGCAGATGGGGTACGCCGACAGCATCGGCGCGGAGACGGTCGTCATCGTCGGCGAGCAGGACCTCGAGAACGACGAGGTGACCGTGAAGGACATGGAGAGCGGCGAGCAGACGACCGCACCCGTCGACGACTTCCCCGGCGACCGCGACGCGCCGAGGTACGACGACTACGCTTGA
- a CDS encoding universal stress protein, with protein MYDTILVATDGSDPSEAAVDRALDLAKQYGATLHVLSVVDTRVYTDVDVRTEPVFDALDERAREIVAPVAETASAADVPVVTDVVHGSPASGIVDYATEHDVDVIVVGTHGRRGVRRMLLGSVAERVVRNSPIPVLTVRGGNEDESEGRSDDTSRVR; from the coding sequence ATGTACGACACCATCCTCGTCGCGACGGACGGCAGCGACCCCTCTGAGGCGGCAGTCGACCGCGCGCTCGACCTCGCGAAGCAGTACGGAGCGACGCTCCACGTCCTCTCGGTCGTCGACACGAGGGTGTACACCGACGTCGACGTCCGTACGGAACCCGTCTTCGACGCGCTCGACGAACGGGCGCGAGAGATAGTCGCCCCCGTCGCCGAGACGGCCTCGGCCGCGGACGTCCCCGTCGTGACCGACGTCGTCCACGGCTCGCCAGCCAGCGGCATCGTCGACTACGCGACCGAGCACGACGTCGACGTGATCGTCGTCGGCACGCACGGCCGACGCGGCGTCAGGCGGATGCTCCTCGGCAGCGTCGCCGAGCGCGTCGTCAGAAACTCCCCGATCCCCGTGTTGACCGTCCGCGGCGGCAACGAAGACGAGAGCGAGGGCCGGAGCGACGACACGAGTCGCGTCCGTTAA
- the truA gene encoding tRNA pseudouridine(38-40) synthase TruA, producing the protein MRAFRVAYDGRPYYGFQRQPDVPTVEGALFDALAKLGVYDETRHRPSGYAAAGRTDAGVSAVAQTVTFDCPDWCTPRAVNSELPGTVRAWAATDVPDEFHATHDASRREYTYHLYAPKAGDATGGRYPTPDPYAAVDDERAKAALSMLCGEHDFRNFTPDDRNTVRTLSGSLRRDGEFLVFTISAPGFARELVRRVVSLVRIVGSDASMARIDHAFAADSLEGREGIPPAPAAGLVLTGVDYSHIAFERDEDAVETVHEVFGASRVEGAVRTRVCETVLDGTSE; encoded by the coding sequence ATGCGTGCGTTCCGCGTCGCCTACGACGGCCGCCCCTACTACGGGTTTCAGCGTCAACCGGACGTCCCGACCGTCGAGGGCGCGCTGTTCGACGCGCTGGCGAAACTCGGCGTCTACGACGAGACGCGTCACCGGCCCTCAGGCTACGCCGCCGCGGGGCGCACCGACGCGGGCGTCTCCGCCGTCGCGCAGACGGTCACCTTCGACTGCCCCGACTGGTGTACCCCGCGAGCGGTCAACAGCGAACTGCCCGGAACCGTCCGCGCGTGGGCCGCAACGGACGTTCCCGACGAGTTTCACGCGACCCACGACGCGAGTCGCCGCGAGTACACCTACCACCTCTACGCGCCGAAAGCGGGTGACGCGACGGGAGGCCGCTACCCCACGCCCGACCCCTACGCCGCCGTCGACGACGAGCGGGCGAAAGCGGCGCTCTCGATGCTCTGCGGTGAACACGATTTCCGGAACTTCACGCCCGACGACCGGAACACGGTTCGAACACTATCGGGGTCGCTCCGTCGCGACGGCGAGTTTCTCGTGTTCACCATCTCCGCGCCCGGGTTCGCCCGCGAACTCGTCCGCCGCGTCGTCTCGCTCGTCCGCATCGTCGGCTCCGACGCGTCGATGGCGAGAATCGACCATGCGTTCGCCGCCGACTCGCTGGAGGGCCGCGAGGGAATCCCGCCCGCGCCCGCCGCGGGACTGGTGCTCACCGGCGTCGATTACTCTCACATAGCGTTCGAGCGCGACGAGGACGCGGTAGAAACCGTGCACGAGGTGTTCGGCGCGTCGCGGGTCGAGGGCGCGGTCAGAACGCGCGTCTGCGAGACGGTACTCGACGGGACGAGCGAGTGA
- a CDS encoding M28 family peptidase — MSKQETTPGDAADASDAAETAEAFAAAMGRTWVGDTPWQFITDLTALGDRMGGSAGERRAADLVADAFADAGVDDIELDTFEMTQWTRGWTELELTVPVERPFDAIALPYSPSGDVEAELVDVGYGTPDEIEAEDVDGKIVVASTTTPSGRFIHRMEKYGCAVEAGAEAFVFVNHIEGQLPPTGSLTFGDEGSVPAVGVSKETGEWLKEYAANNSGETGRVRIAVEAETAPGESQNVVGHVGPHTDEELLLLAHYDAHDIAEGALDNGCGIATVVTAARILAQADLDVGVRVAGVGCEEIGLLGAEYVAETSDLNEIKAVVNVDGAGRFRNLVALTHNSDAMSAAAERIEETTRQPIDVSDDPHPFSDHWPFVREGVPAFQLHSDSGERGRGWGHTHADTRDKVDDRNIREHAMLTALLVDDLSKTDAPRLALDDLAATFRENDFEVGMRAAGLWPDDWA; from the coding sequence ATGTCCAAACAGGAGACGACACCGGGCGACGCAGCAGATGCGAGCGACGCGGCCGAGACGGCCGAGGCGTTCGCCGCCGCGATGGGTCGCACGTGGGTCGGCGACACACCGTGGCAGTTCATCACCGACCTCACCGCGCTCGGCGACCGCATGGGCGGCAGCGCGGGCGAGCGACGAGCGGCGGACCTCGTCGCCGACGCGTTCGCCGACGCGGGCGTCGACGACATCGAACTCGACACGTTCGAGATGACCCAGTGGACCCGCGGATGGACGGAACTCGAACTCACCGTCCCCGTCGAGCGGCCGTTCGACGCCATCGCGCTGCCGTACTCGCCCTCCGGCGACGTGGAGGCCGAACTCGTCGACGTCGGCTACGGCACGCCCGACGAGATCGAAGCCGAGGACGTCGACGGGAAAATCGTCGTCGCCAGCACGACGACACCCTCCGGGCGATTCATCCACCGCATGGAGAAGTACGGCTGCGCGGTCGAGGCGGGCGCGGAGGCGTTCGTCTTCGTCAATCACATCGAGGGCCAACTGCCGCCCACGGGCTCGCTCACCTTCGGCGACGAGGGGTCGGTCCCGGCTGTCGGCGTGAGCAAGGAGACGGGCGAGTGGCTGAAGGAGTACGCCGCGAACAACAGCGGCGAGACTGGCCGCGTCCGCATCGCCGTCGAGGCCGAGACCGCGCCGGGCGAGAGCCAGAACGTCGTCGGCCACGTCGGTCCCCACACCGACGAGGAGCTGCTCCTCCTCGCACACTACGACGCCCACGACATCGCCGAGGGCGCGCTCGACAACGGCTGCGGCATCGCCACCGTCGTCACCGCCGCGCGGATTCTCGCGCAGGCCGACCTCGACGTCGGCGTCCGCGTCGCCGGCGTCGGCTGCGAGGAGATCGGCCTCTTAGGGGCCGAATACGTCGCCGAGACCAGCGATTTGAACGAGATCAAAGCCGTCGTCAACGTCGACGGCGCGGGGCGGTTCCGCAACCTCGTCGCGCTGACGCACAACTCCGACGCGATGAGCGCCGCCGCCGAGCGAATTGAGGAGACGACCCGCCAACCCATCGACGTCAGCGACGACCCGCACCCGTTCAGCGACCACTGGCCGTTCGTCCGCGAGGGCGTTCCGGCGTTCCAACTCCACAGCGACAGCGGCGAGCGCGGCCGTGGCTGGGGACACACCCACGCCGACACCCGCGACAAGGTCGACGACCGCAACATCCGCGAACACGCCATGCTCACGGCGCTGCTCGTCGACGACCTGTCGAAGACGGACGCGCCGCGACTGGCCCTCGACGACCTCGCGGCGACGTTCCGCGAGAACGACTTCGAGGTGGGGATGCGGGCGGCCGGACTGTGGCCCGACGACTGGGCGTGA